The nucleotide window ACGACCAGCCGGTGGCATCGCGCTCGTGGAAGGGGTCTGCGCGGTTCATGAAGACGGTCATCTCGGGGACCGCGTTCTTCGCCTGGGCGTAGCTGACCGGGTAGGGCCAGGGCCAGGCGGTGGACATCATGGCCTGAAAGGTGATGTTGCCGATCTGGTTGTAGAGGACCTGGTGGACGTGACCGTGCAGGACGGTCACTTTCTTGAAGGGATGGAGCAGGGCCTGGACCTGCTCGGCGTCCTCGGTCCAGAAGTTCCAGCCCTTGTAGATCTTGTAGAGGGGCGAGTGGGACATGACGATCAGCGGGGTGTCCTTGTCGAGACCGGCCAGGTCCTTCTCCAGCCACTTGCGCTGCTTCTCCTTGACCATGAAGGGCGAGCCGTTGGGGTTGTCGAGGCGGGCCATCTGCCCCATCCGTTCGGCGGCGGTCGGCCAGCGCTTGTGGGTCCAGTCGTCGTCGGTGAGGATGCTGTTGAGCACCACGAAATGGACCCCCTTGTGGTCGAAGCTGTAGTGGAGGGGGCTGATCTTCTCCTCCCAGTACTTGCCCAGGTCGAGGTAGTAGTCGTGCTCGCCGATGACCCACTTGACCGGGGCGCTGAGCTTGGACATCATCTCCAGGCCGTGGTCGAGTTCCTCCTTCTTGCCGAGCTGGGCGAGGTCCCCGCCGAAAACGACGAAGTCCGGCTGGGGGAACATGAAGTTGACCTCGGTGACCGCCTTCTGCAGCCCCTTGTCGAAGTTGTTGACGAACTTGGTCCCGCTGACCTGGGTGATGTGGGGGTCGGAGATGTAGGCGAAAGTGAAGTCCTCTCCCTGCTTCGCGCCCCAGGCGACCTTGACCAGGCCGAGGGGCACCGCAGAGACGGCGGCGGCCGCCCCGAGCTGCTTGATGAATCGTCGTCGACTGATTGCTGCGTTCATGCGGCCCTCCTTATTTCGAGGTTTGGAGATGGGCGTACTCGGGGCTGGTCAGGTGTTTCATGAACTCGACCAGATCGGCTTTTTCCTGTTCGTTCAGGTCAAGGACCCGGATGCCGCCGTCGAGCATCGGGTTGGCTTCGCCTCCCCGGTCGTAGAGCTCGATGACCTCTTCCAGGGTCTGCACGCTGCCGTCGTGCATGTAGGGTGCGGTCACCGCGATGTTGCGCAAGGTCGGGGTCTTGAACTTGCCGATGTCCGAGGGGCGCAGGGTCACCACGAAGTGCCCCAGCTCCGAGACATCGGACGTGGAGACAACCGTTTCATCGACCGCCTCGCCTTTGGCATGGGCGGTCCGGTAGGCCGTGACGATTTCCATCAGCCGAGGTTCGATCTTTTTGAAACCGACTCCAAGGTTGTGGAAATCGTTGTTGATAAACAGGGCGCTCGTCTGTTCGATGGCGTGGCAGCTCTGGCAGCGCCCCTTGTTGTGGTACACATCCAGCCCCCGGATCGCCCCTTCGCTCATGGCGGTCTTGTCGCCGCCGTACTGGTAGCGGTCGAAGGGGGAGTCGCCGCTGATCACCGTCCGCTCGAAGCTGGCGATCGCCTTGACCGCGTGGTCGATGGTAATCTGCGCCGGTTCGACGCCGAACACCTGCTGAAACTGGTCCGGGTAGGTCGGGTCGCTTCGGATGACCTCCAGGATCGGTTCGTGGCTGCTCAGGCCGTGCTCAACGGGGTTGAGGAAGGGGTCCTTTGCCTGCTCCTCGAGGCTGGCGCGGCGTCCGTCCCAGAACTGGGCCGTGTAGTAGGCGGCGTTGACGACGGAGGGCGAATTGCGGGTTCCGGCCTGTCCGTCGATGCCCTCGGCTACCGGCAACCCGTCGGCGAAGGCCTTTTCGGGGAGGTGGCAGTTGGCGCAGGCCACCGTGCCGTCGGCGCTGAAGCGCTTGTCCTCGTAGAGGCGCTTGCCGAGGGCGATCTTTTCGGGGGTCTGGGGGTTGTCGGAGGGGATCGGCACCGGCGGCAGGCCCAGCGGCGGGTCGGCGGCCAGCAGGGGCGTACCACCGGCCAGCAGGGCGAGGGAGCAGAGGGTGGCGGCGAGCTTTTTCATGGGAACCTCCCGTCGGGTCAGCTTGTTAGCCCGTAGTCACCTATATCCCGAAATCGACTCTTGTCAAGGCGCCCTGGAGGGCCGCCCGGCCGGCTGAGCGGAAGCGGAATCCCCTGCCGGAGCGCCATCGGGGCCGATGAAAGGTCTTGTCCATGGGATATCGTGAGTGTAAACTGTCAATTTACCCAAACGTCACCCTCTGATCCCTGAATGCGAAAGCAAGCGATGGCAACCGCGACCCTGTTCGAAAAGACCCGGACCCTGCTGGAGATGATCAAATTCTCCCACACGATCTTCGCCTTTCCCTTCGCCCTGATGGGCGTGGTGCTGGCCTCCCTGAAGACCGGCGCGCCCCCGACTGCCGGGCAGATCTTCTGGATCTGCCTGGCGATGGTCGGTGCGCGCAGCGGGGCGATGGGTCTCAACCGCATTATCGACGCCCGGATCGACGCCGAGAACCCGCGCACTGCCGAGCGCCACATCCCCGCAGGCAAGGTCTCCCGCACCGAAGCCTGGCTCTTCGTCCTCGGATCCTGCGGCCTGCTCCTCGTTGCAGCCTGGATGCTCAACCCCCTCTGCTTCTACCTGGCCCCGGTGGCCCTCCTCTTCTTCGTGCTGTACGCTTTCTGCAAGCGCTTCACCGCCCTGGCCCACGTGGTCCTCGGTATCTGCCTGGCCGCCGCCCCGGTCGGGGCCTGGATCGCCCTGCGCGGCGACGTCGGCTGGCAGGTCCTGGTCCTCGGTTTGGCGGTGCTGTTCTGGGTGGCGGGCTTCGACATCTTCTACGCCCTGCAGGATCTGGACTACGACCGGGAGAAGGGACTGCACTCTATCCCTTCCCGACTGGGGGTGAAGCGCTCCATCGTCCTGGTGCGCATTTTCCACGTCGCCATGGTCTTCCTCCTTCTGCTTCTGCTGGTCGGGACGGGCCTGGGCTGGATCTACTTTGCCGGGGTGCTGGCGGTGACGGGCCTGCTCGTCTACGAGCACCTGCTTGTGAAGCCGGACGACCTCTCCCGGCTCGACGCGGCCTTCTTCAACATGAACGGCTACATCAGCGTGACCATCTTCGCTTTCACCCTGGTCGATGCGCTGGTTTGATTTAGTCGCAGCTATCAGTTGTAAGTAAGAAAGATTGGCTTTTACTCGTCACGCGTTACTTGTCACCTGCTGTTTGTCACGGATTCCGCCATGAAACAGATTGTCGTCGCCATCACCGGGGCCTCCGGTTCCGTTTACGGACTGCGCCTGGTCGAGGAACTGCTCAGGGCCGAATGCCGGGTGACCCTGCTCTTGACACGTGCCGGTCTGGAGGTGCTGCGCTACGAGACGGGCCTCGAGTGGGAGGGGTCGGTCTCCGAGCGCAGGGAGTTGATGCGCGACTACTTCGAGGGCAACAGCCGCCTCGAGCACTACGCCGAGGACGACCTCTTCGCCCCCGCCGCCAGCGGCTCCTCCGCCCCCGACGCCGTCGTCGTCGTTCCCTGCTCCATGGGGACGGCGGGGCGCATCGCCGCAGGGATCAGTGACAACCTGATCGAGAGGGTCGCCGACGTCGCCCTCAAGGAGCGCCGCGACCTGATCCTGGTCCCCCGCGAGACCCCCCTGAACCAGATAAATCTCGAAAACCTGCTCAAGCTCTCCCGAGCCGGCGCCCACATCCTGCCGGCCATGCCGGCCTTCTACGGCAAGCCGGAGACGATCGAGGACCTGATCGACTTCGTGGTCGGCAAGACTCTCGACAGCCTCGGCGTTCCGCACAAGCTGTTCCGGCGCTGGGGGGAGGAAGGGCCGTGAGGGGGGCAAGGCCCGTGACGCGTGACGGGTGATCCGAAAAGCCATCAATAACATGTTCTTACGATTTTGCTGCTGTTACTTGTCACGCGTCACACGTCACCGCATTTATCTATGACCAGATTATTCGAAAACATCCGCACCAAGATCGAAGCCGGCGCCCGGGTTTCCGACGCCGAGGCGTTGGCCCTGTTCGAGTCGAACGATCTGCTCGCCGTCGGCGAACTGGCCGCCCTCGCCAACCGGCGAAGGAACGGCGACAGGGTTTTTTTCAACGTCAACCGCCACATCAACTACACCAACCTCTGCGTCAACCGCTGCACCTTCTGCGCTTTCTGCCGGGAGGTGGAGGACGAGGGCTGCTACACCCTGGCCCTGAACGACATCCTGGAGAAGGCGGCCGAGGCGGTCGCCGCGGGGGCGACGGAGATCCACATGGTGGGCGGGCTGCACCCGGACCTCCCCTTCGATTTTTACCTGGAGATGCTCGCCGCCCTTCGGGCCGACTCCCCGCAGCTGCACATCAAGGCCTTCACCGCAGTGGAGATCGACTATTTCGCCGGGTTGACAGGCCAGAGCGTGGAGCAGGTGATCGACGAGCTGCGGGGGGCGGGCCTCGGCTCCATGCCGGGCGGCGGGGCGGAGATCTTCGCCGCCGAGGTGCGGCAAAAAATCTGCCCGGAGAAGATCAGCGGCGAGCGCTGGCTGGAGGTGACGGAGAAGGTCCACCGCTCGGGGCTCAAGACCAACGCCACCATGCTCTTCGGCCATCTCGAGGGGTACGGCGACCGGGTCGACCACCTCGGCCGGTTGCGCACCCTGCAGGATGCCACCGGCGGCTTTCAGGCCTTCATCCCCCTCGCCTTCCAGCCGGACAACACCCGGGTGCCCGGGGCGAAAGGGGTCGGCGGCGCCGACGCACTGAAGACCCTGGCGATCAGCCGCATCTACCTCGACAACTTCGACCACGTCAAGGCCTACTGGGTGATGCTCGGGCTGAAGATCGCCCAGGTCTCCCTCGCCTTCGGGGTCAACGACATCGACGGCACGGTGGTCGAGGAGAAGATCGGCCACGACGCCGGAGCCGCCTCGCCCCAGGCCCTCTCCAAAGAGCAGCTCTGCGCCATGATCCGCAAGGCCGGCCGGACCCCGGTGGAGAGGGATACGCTGTACAATGAGCTGACTGTTTGTTGAGAAACCGTGACGCGTAACGCGTAACGCGTGACGAGTTTTAAAATCCGTGGTGATCAGATTTGATCCGTGTCCGGTGCGGTTTTGTCATTCTCTGCGGCCATTGCGGACTTGAGTGATCGGAGCGAACGGGCGTGAGGAAGGTTTTGGACAAGTTGGAACCGATGGTCGAAAAGATGGCAGGGGGCGCGCCGGTGACTCGCGAGGAGGCCCTACGGCTTCTCACTGAGGCCGACCTGCTCGAGGTCGGCAGGCAGGCTGATCTCGTGCGGAGGGAGAAGCACCCCCACGGCCGGGTGACCTTCGTCGTCGACCGCAACGTCAACTACACCAACGTCTGCCAGTCCAAGTGTAAATTCTGCGCCTTTTACCGCGATGCCGGCGCGGAGGACGCCTACGTTCTCGACTACCCCACGATCCTCGGCAAGATCGCTGAACTGGTCGAGCACGGCGGCACCCAGCTTCTCATGCAGGGAGGGCTGCATCCCGACTTGAAGATCGGCTGGTTCGAGGAGCTCTTCCGCCTGGTCAAGGAGCGTTTTCCGGGGGTGCAGGTCCATTCCCTCTCGCCCGCCGAGGTCATCCACGTCGCCGGGCTCTCGGACCTCTCCATGCCAGAGTGCCTGCGCCGCCTGCAGGCCGCCGGGCTCGACTCGGTGCCGGGCGGCGGGGCGGAGGTCCTCGTCGACGCGGTCAGGAAAGAGATCTCCCCCAACAAGATCGGCTGGCGGGACTGGGCCGCGGTCATGGAGGAGGCGCACGCCCTCGGGATGCGCACCACGGCGACGATGATGTTCGGCTCCAAGGAAGCGCCGGAGGACATCGTCGAGCATCTGTTCCGGATCCGGGAGATCCAGGAGCGGACCGGCGGCTTCACCGCCTTCATCCCCTGGACCTTCCAGCCGAGCAACACCGAACTCGGCGGGGAGACGGCGAGCGGGGTCGAGTACCTCAAGGTGCTGGCCCTGTCCCGCATCGTCCTCGACAACGTGGAGAACATCCAGGCGAGCTGGGTGACCCAGGGGGCGATGATGGCCCAGGTCGCTCTCTTCTTCGGCGCAAACGATCTCGGCGGGACCATGCTCGAGGAGAACGTGGTCGCCGCAGCGGGCTGCGCCTTCCGCATGTCGCAGGAAGAGGTCGTCGAGATCGCCCGGGGGGCGGGATTCGTCCCGGCGAAGCGGAATACCCTGTACGAGATTCTGGAGGAGTATTGAATTGTTCCCCTCTCCCTGAGGGAGAAGGGATACGCAAGCGAATCGTATCGGACTTTGGAGATTTTATGATCCCATTACGCAAAAACATCGCCGAGATGGACGGCTACGTTCCCGGCTTCCAGCCGAAGGACGAAGGGGCCTGGATCAAGCTCAACACCAACGAGAACCCCTACCCGCCGTCGCCGAGGGTGGCCGAGGCGATCCGGGCGGAACTGGGGGACGGTGAGGGGCTGCGCAAGTACCCCGACCCTCCCAGCTCGGCGGCCCGGGAGGAGGCGGCCCGCCTCTACGGCTTCGACCCCGCGTGGGTCATCATGGCCAACGGCTCCGACGAGCTGCTCAACAACCTTATCCGCGCCTTCGCAGGGGAGGGCGAGGAGATCGCCTACGTCCACCCCTCCTACTCCTACTACGCGACCCTGGCCGGAATCCAAGGGGCGCGGGTGCGCACCTTCGGCCTGACCGACAAGTGGGAGTTGGCGGACTTTCCGGAGCTCTACGAGGGAAAGCTCTTCTTCCTCACCAACCCCAACGCCCCCTTGGGTTTCACCTACCCCCTGGAGTTCATCGAGGAGCTGGCCGGGCGGGTCGCCGGCATGCTCGTGGTCGACGAGGCTTATGTAGATTTCGCCGACGAGAACGCTCTGCCCCTGGTCAGGAAGTGCCCTAACGTGGTGGTCACCCGCACCCTTTCCAAGAGCTATTCCCTGGCCGGGATGCGCCTCGGCCTGGCGATTGCCCGCCCGGAGGTGATCGCGGCGCTGGACAAGATCCGCGATCATTACAACATCGACCGGCTCGCCCAGGCGGCGGCGGTAGCGTCCCTCTCCGACCAGGATTACCTCCGCGGCTGCGTCGAGAAGATCCGCCAGACCCGGGCCTGGTTCACCGGGGAACTGAGGGTGCTCGAATACGGGGTGATCCCCTCCCGGGGCAATTTCGTCTTCGCCACCCCCCCCGACCGCAACGGCAAAAGGGTCTACGACGCCCTCTTCGAGCGCAAGATCCTGGTCCGCTACTTCTCCGATCCCCTCCTGTCCCACGGCCTGCGCATCACAATCGGAACCCGGGAGGAGATGGAAAAGACCGTCGCCGCCCTCGCGGAGATCGGGTGAAAGGGCCGTGACGTGTGACAAGTGACGCGTGACGGGTAATAGCAAGAAATACAGGTTTTGGTTTTTACCGATCACCGATCACCGTTTTCGGATCACGGATTTCTCTTCGCCCCCTCCGACATCTCCGGACGGCTCCTCGACTGGTACGGGCGGCAGGGGCGCGACCTGCCCTGGCGGCGTACTCGGGACCCCTACAGGGTCTGGCTTTCGGAGGTCATGCTCCAGCAGACGACGGTGGCGGCGGTCGTCCCCTATTACGAGACGTTCCTGGAGCGCTTTCCGAACGTGGCCGACCTCGCGGCGGCTCCCGTCGAGGAGGTCATCGAGTCGTGGGCGGGTCTCGGCTACTATTCCCGGGCCCGCAACCTGCACGCCGCGGCCCAAAGGGTCGTCTCCCTCTTCGGCGGCTCCTTTCCCGACGACCTGGAGGGGCTGATGTCCCTGCCGGGGGTAGGGCGCTCAACCGCCGGGGCGATTCTTTCCATCGCCTTCGACCGCAAGGCCCCGATCCTCGACGGCAACGTGCGCCGGGTTCTCTGCCGCCTCTATGCCCTGAAGGAGGACCCGCGCGCCTCGGCTTCGGAAAAGCGGCTGTGGGCCTGGGCCGAGGAACTGACGTCGGCCGACCGGCCCCACGACTACGCCCAGGCGATCATGGACCTAGGGGCCACGATCTGCATTCCCCGCCGCCCGGACTGTCCTGCCTGCCCTCTCGAGGGGCTGTGCCGGGCGCGCAGGATGGGGGTGGAGGCGGAGCTGCCGCTTCGGCGGAAGGGCAGGGTGGTGCCGCAGCGGACCGAGGTGGCGCTGCTGCTGGAGAGGGAAGGGCGATTCCTGGTGCGCCGCAGGCCCCTGGAGGGGATGCTGGGCGGGCTGTGGGAATTCCCGGGGGGCGGCGTGCCCGAAGGGAGCGAGCCCCTAGCCGCGGGGAAGGCCCTCCTTCGGGATATGGGCCTGGCCGGAGAACTCCGCCCGGCGGGGCGGGTCCGGCACGTCTACAGTCATTTCCGCCTCGATCTGCACCTGCTGCGGGGGGAAGTCGAAGAGACCTTTCGGGTGGGGGAGGGTGCGCAGGACCGCTGGCTTTCTCCGGGGGAGCTGACCGTCCTTCCTTTGCACGGGGCTCACAAAAAGGCCCTCGATCACCTTGCCAGCGCCGTCTGATGCTGGCATGATGTAGCGATTTAAACGATTCTGGAGAGTTTCATGCCTGATACACCTGTTCTGACCGATCCTGCCGACCTTAACCGCTTTGTCGAGGAGCTGAAGCGCGAGCCGGTCATTGCCGTCGACCTCGAGGCCGACTCCATGCACAACTACCGGGAAAAGGTCTGCCTGCTGCAGTTTTCAACGCCTTCCCGCACCGTCCTCGTCGATCCCCTCGCCGTGGAGGATCTCTCTTCCCTGGTGCCGCTGCTCGCCGATCCGGGCGTGCGCAAGATCTTTCACGCCGCCGACTACGACGTTCGCTGCCTGAACCGGGACTTCGGCATCGAAATCCGTGGTCTCTTCGACACCATGATCGCCTCCCAGTTCATCGGGGAGGAAAAGGTCGGTTTGGCCGACGTTCTGAACAAGTACTTCGGCGTCGAGCTCGACAAGAAATTCCAGAGGGCAGACTGGTCCATCCGCCCCCTGCCCGAGGGGATGATCCGGTACGCCGCCGAGGACACCCGCCACCTGCACCGGTTGGTCGAGCTGCTCGAGGACAAGCTCAAGGAGAAGGGGCG belongs to Desulfuromonas sp. and includes:
- a CDS encoding metallophosphoesterase, which produces MNAAISRRRFIKQLGAAAAVSAVPLGLVKVAWGAKQGEDFTFAYISDPHITQVSGTKFVNNFDKGLQKAVTEVNFMFPQPDFVVFGGDLAQLGKKEELDHGLEMMSKLSAPVKWVIGEHDYYLDLGKYWEEKISPLHYSFDHKGVHFVVLNSILTDDDWTHKRWPTAAERMGQMARLDNPNGSPFMVKEKQRKWLEKDLAGLDKDTPLIVMSHSPLYKIYKGWNFWTEDAEQVQALLHPFKKVTVLHGHVHQVLYNQIGNITFQAMMSTAWPWPYPVSYAQAKNAVPEMTVFMNRADPFHERDATGWSSIGLERGRVVNNYELWQNSPRTVRYDEELGRPVDSRHQAPTSRILPQTHY
- a CDS encoding cytochrome c peroxidase, with translation MKKLAATLCSLALLAGGTPLLAADPPLGLPPVPIPSDNPQTPEKIALGKRLYEDKRFSADGTVACANCHLPEKAFADGLPVAEGIDGQAGTRNSPSVVNAAYYTAQFWDGRRASLEEQAKDPFLNPVEHGLSSHEPILEVIRSDPTYPDQFQQVFGVEPAQITIDHAVKAIASFERTVISGDSPFDRYQYGGDKTAMSEGAIRGLDVYHNKGRCQSCHAIEQTSALFINNDFHNLGVGFKKIEPRLMEIVTAYRTAHAKGEAVDETVVSTSDVSELGHFVVTLRPSDIGKFKTPTLRNIAVTAPYMHDGSVQTLEEVIELYDRGGEANPMLDGGIRVLDLNEQEKADLVEFMKHLTSPEYAHLQTSK
- a CDS encoding UbiA-like polyprenyltransferase, whose amino-acid sequence is MATATLFEKTRTLLEMIKFSHTIFAFPFALMGVVLASLKTGAPPTAGQIFWICLAMVGARSGAMGLNRIIDARIDAENPRTAERHIPAGKVSRTEAWLFVLGSCGLLLVAAWMLNPLCFYLAPVALLFFVLYAFCKRFTALAHVVLGICLAAAPVGAWIALRGDVGWQVLVLGLAVLFWVAGFDIFYALQDLDYDREKGLHSIPSRLGVKRSIVLVRIFHVAMVFLLLLLLVGTGLGWIYFAGVLAVTGLLVYEHLLVKPDDLSRLDAAFFNMNGYISVTIFAFTLVDALV
- a CDS encoding flavin prenyltransferase UbiX → MKQIVVAITGASGSVYGLRLVEELLRAECRVTLLLTRAGLEVLRYETGLEWEGSVSERRELMRDYFEGNSRLEHYAEDDLFAPAASGSSAPDAVVVVPCSMGTAGRIAAGISDNLIERVADVALKERRDLILVPRETPLNQINLENLLKLSRAGAHILPAMPAFYGKPETIEDLIDFVVGKTLDSLGVPHKLFRRWGEEGP
- the mqnE gene encoding aminofutalosine synthase MqnE, with the translated sequence MTRLFENIRTKIEAGARVSDAEALALFESNDLLAVGELAALANRRRNGDRVFFNVNRHINYTNLCVNRCTFCAFCREVEDEGCYTLALNDILEKAAEAVAAGATEIHMVGGLHPDLPFDFYLEMLAALRADSPQLHIKAFTAVEIDYFAGLTGQSVEQVIDELRGAGLGSMPGGGAEIFAAEVRQKICPEKISGERWLEVTEKVHRSGLKTNATMLFGHLEGYGDRVDHLGRLRTLQDATGGFQAFIPLAFQPDNTRVPGAKGVGGADALKTLAISRIYLDNFDHVKAYWVMLGLKIAQVSLAFGVNDIDGTVVEEKIGHDAGAASPQALSKEQLCAMIRKAGRTPVERDTLYNELTVC
- the mqnC gene encoding cyclic dehypoxanthinyl futalosine synthase, with amino-acid sequence MVEKMAGGAPVTREEALRLLTEADLLEVGRQADLVRREKHPHGRVTFVVDRNVNYTNVCQSKCKFCAFYRDAGAEDAYVLDYPTILGKIAELVEHGGTQLLMQGGLHPDLKIGWFEELFRLVKERFPGVQVHSLSPAEVIHVAGLSDLSMPECLRRLQAAGLDSVPGGGAEVLVDAVRKEISPNKIGWRDWAAVMEEAHALGMRTTATMMFGSKEAPEDIVEHLFRIREIQERTGGFTAFIPWTFQPSNTELGGETASGVEYLKVLALSRIVLDNVENIQASWVTQGAMMAQVALFFGANDLGGTMLEENVVAAAGCAFRMSQEEVVEIARGAGFVPAKRNTLYEILEEY
- the hisC gene encoding histidinol-phosphate transaminase: MIPLRKNIAEMDGYVPGFQPKDEGAWIKLNTNENPYPPSPRVAEAIRAELGDGEGLRKYPDPPSSAAREEAARLYGFDPAWVIMANGSDELLNNLIRAFAGEGEEIAYVHPSYSYYATLAGIQGARVRTFGLTDKWELADFPELYEGKLFFLTNPNAPLGFTYPLEFIEELAGRVAGMLVVDEAYVDFADENALPLVRKCPNVVVTRTLSKSYSLAGMRLGLAIARPEVIAALDKIRDHYNIDRLAQAAAVASLSDQDYLRGCVEKIRQTRAWFTGELRVLEYGVIPSRGNFVFATPPDRNGKRVYDALFERKILVRYFSDPLLSHGLRITIGTREEMEKTVAALAEIG
- the mutY gene encoding A/G-specific adenine glycosylase, translated to MVFTDHRSPFSDHGFLFAPSDISGRLLDWYGRQGRDLPWRRTRDPYRVWLSEVMLQQTTVAAVVPYYETFLERFPNVADLAAAPVEEVIESWAGLGYYSRARNLHAAAQRVVSLFGGSFPDDLEGLMSLPGVGRSTAGAILSIAFDRKAPILDGNVRRVLCRLYALKEDPRASASEKRLWAWAEELTSADRPHDYAQAIMDLGATICIPRRPDCPACPLEGLCRARRMGVEAELPLRRKGRVVPQRTEVALLLEREGRFLVRRRPLEGMLGGLWEFPGGGVPEGSEPLAAGKALLRDMGLAGELRPAGRVRHVYSHFRLDLHLLRGEVEETFRVGEGAQDRWLSPGELTVLPLHGAHKKALDHLASAV